A single window of Granulicella cerasi DNA harbors:
- a CDS encoding glycosyltransferase family 2 protein: MIAHDTTPLIQVLLATYNGERFLREQIDSVLAQTYAPVEVLVRDDGSSDATQTIVGEYVQRFPGKVRLVPNDGTGGNAQTNFLRLLEASDAPYVAFCDQDDVWLPEKLALEMDAMRSLEARFGEASPLLVYTDLRVVDQSLKTVAESFWQHQLLPLDSMTKLEKILVQNVVTGCTELMNSALRSMVLQMPAAASMHDWWSALCVGAMGHATALATPTVLYRQHDSNVLGAMRNRPVTGVPAWRNHTARLQTWQMIVQQAEAFLRVYSEQKSSDPKSGDQLPADAQRKLRGLLRCNDSRNRIVRVASLFMGGYLQQGLRRNLATAWLLWDLDEARRQQQR, translated from the coding sequence GTGATCGCGCACGACACGACACCGCTGATCCAGGTGCTGCTTGCGACGTACAACGGCGAGCGCTTCCTGCGTGAGCAGATCGACTCTGTGCTGGCGCAGACCTACGCGCCGGTGGAGGTTCTCGTCCGCGACGACGGCTCCTCCGACGCCACGCAGACGATCGTCGGGGAGTATGTCCAGCGGTTCCCGGGCAAGGTGCGCCTTGTGCCGAACGACGGCACCGGCGGCAACGCGCAGACGAACTTCCTGCGCCTGCTCGAAGCCTCGGATGCGCCGTACGTTGCGTTCTGCGATCAGGACGACGTGTGGCTGCCCGAAAAACTCGCGCTCGAAATGGACGCCATGCGCAGCCTCGAAGCTCGCTTCGGCGAGGCCTCACCGCTGCTCGTGTACACCGACCTGCGCGTTGTCGATCAATCGCTGAAGACTGTCGCCGAAAGCTTCTGGCAGCACCAGCTACTTCCGCTCGACAGCATGACGAAGCTCGAAAAGATCCTCGTGCAGAATGTCGTAACCGGCTGCACCGAGCTGATGAACAGCGCGCTGCGCAGCATGGTGCTGCAGATGCCTGCGGCGGCTTCGATGCATGACTGGTGGTCGGCGCTGTGCGTCGGCGCGATGGGTCATGCGACCGCGCTGGCGACGCCGACGGTGCTCTATCGTCAGCACGACAGCAACGTGCTCGGCGCGATGCGCAACCGCCCCGTGACCGGCGTACCCGCGTGGAGAAACCACACGGCGCGCCTGCAGACGTGGCAGATGATTGTGCAACAGGCAGAGGCGTTCCTGCGTGTCTATAGCGAGCAAAAGAGCAGCGACCCAAAGAGCGGGGACCAGCTGCCCGCCGACGCGCAGCGCAAGCTACGCGGCCTGCTGCGCTGCAACGACAGCCGCAACCGCATCGTTCGCGTGGCATCGCTGTTTATGGGTGGATATCTGCAACAGGGGCTGCGACGCAATCTTGCCACCGCCTGGCTTCTGTGGGACCTCGACGAAGCCCGGCGGCAGCAACAGCGCTAA
- a CDS encoding lipopolysaccharide biosynthesis protein, with product MRLLERVTHSLTDDPRLKRMLHGGASGLLAKLFAVVMSAISLPLTVRYLGKVEYGLWVTISTTVGMLVVLDLGIANTLTTQIAMTTAEDDKQRAKQYYSSAFWATTGLCFVLAIVFYSVWHMVNWAHLLGITDPALAQRARLAVLAAGMTFFVTMPLALANRVLSGYQETHLSNYFAILSNFLALVAVIGGILLHANLLWLLIAFSGAGLIGNIVLNFWLLLRHRPYIRPHPKLVSRKVTRDLFKQGTLFFLIQLTGLIVFNSDNLVITHYLGPAQVTPYSIAWRLISYASMLQAILIPSFWPAFTEAYHKGDMAWVRKTHSELVRKTLFFVTLAALAIALFGRTLIYYWAGPAAVPSHALLWTMALWAVLVSTTSNQALLLTAVNRLGVETACAIVSAIANLIFSIYLVQRVGTIGVLIGTTVSFLLFMLVPQEIEVRRVLRGRYLPAKDATPTKEELERPAEVEVQ from the coding sequence ATGCGGCTTCTGGAACGCGTCACCCACTCCCTTACCGACGATCCGCGACTCAAGCGGATGCTGCACGGTGGTGCGTCCGGACTACTGGCGAAGCTTTTCGCCGTAGTGATGAGCGCGATTTCACTGCCGCTGACCGTGCGCTATCTCGGCAAGGTGGAGTATGGCCTTTGGGTCACGATCTCCACCACCGTCGGCATGTTGGTCGTGCTCGATCTCGGCATCGCCAACACGCTCACCACGCAGATTGCGATGACGACGGCGGAAGACGACAAGCAGCGCGCCAAGCAGTATTACTCCTCGGCGTTCTGGGCCACGACCGGCCTCTGCTTCGTGCTCGCCATCGTCTTCTACAGCGTGTGGCACATGGTGAACTGGGCGCATCTGCTCGGCATCACCGACCCTGCGCTGGCACAGCGTGCGCGACTCGCCGTGCTGGCTGCGGGCATGACGTTCTTCGTCACCATGCCGCTCGCTCTGGCCAACCGCGTGCTGAGTGGCTACCAGGAAACGCACCTCTCGAACTACTTCGCGATCCTCTCGAACTTCCTCGCGCTCGTCGCCGTCATCGGCGGCATTCTGTTGCACGCCAACCTGCTCTGGCTGCTGATCGCCTTCAGCGGAGCCGGGCTGATCGGCAACATCGTGCTGAACTTCTGGCTGCTACTGCGCCACCGGCCTTACATCCGGCCGCATCCGAAGCTCGTCAGCCGTAAGGTGACGCGCGACCTCTTCAAGCAGGGCACGCTCTTCTTCCTCATCCAGCTGACAGGGCTGATCGTCTTCAACTCCGATAACCTCGTCATCACGCACTACCTCGGACCCGCGCAGGTGACGCCGTACAGCATTGCGTGGCGACTGATCTCCTACGCGTCGATGCTGCAGGCGATCCTGATTCCCTCGTTCTGGCCCGCGTTCACCGAGGCGTACCACAAGGGTGACATGGCCTGGGTGCGCAAGACGCACTCGGAGCTCGTACGCAAGACGCTCTTCTTCGTTACGCTGGCAGCGCTGGCCATCGCACTCTTTGGCCGCACGCTGATCTACTACTGGGCGGGCCCCGCGGCTGTTCCCTCGCACGCTCTGCTGTGGACGATGGCGCTCTGGGCGGTGCTCGTTTCGACCACCAGCAATCAGGCGCTGCTGCTCACCGCCGTGAACCGTCTTGGCGTGGAGACCGCGTGCGCGATCGTCTCGGCCATCGCAAACCTCATCTTCTCCATCTACCTCGTGCAGCGCGTAGGCACCATCGGCGTGCTCATCGGTACGACGGTCTCGTTCCTGCTCTTCATGCTCGTGCCGCAGGAGATCGAAGTGCGCCGCGTGCTGCGTGGACGCTATCTTCCCGCCAAGGACGCAACTCCGACCAAGGAAGAGCTCGAGCGCCCGGCGGAAGTCGAGGTGCAGTGA